Below is a genomic region from Helianthus annuus cultivar XRQ/B chromosome 2, HanXRQr2.0-SUNRISE, whole genome shotgun sequence.
ctaaaccctaaaccctaaaccataaaccataaaccctaaaccctaagaTTTTTCATTTGCCTAATTTTTTCTCTCTCTAAGAAATCTCTCTGCCGTAACTTCTTCCTTCATGAACGAAATCTCTTCAATTCTCTCAAATACTCCTCTGATTCCTCCTCTTCCCCCTGATCCACCTCCTAATTCGTCTTCTACATCTCCGATTTCAACCCAGGTGGTTCAAATTGGAGCTAATTTCGTTCCTGTTGAGGCATCTCCATGTCAGCCGCTTTCAAATGGAGCTCCCCAAATCGGCTCAGTAGCTCAGCCGACACCAGCTATAGGTGATAATCTCACAGCCGCCACACAGGAAGTAAGTGATGCGGCATCTGATGGGCTCACATCTTCTGCTTCAGCATCAAGTGTTGCAACGATTCAAGAACCATTCCCTGATTTGGTGTTCAATCGGGAGAATCCGGCTATCCAGCAACCTCCGAGCAGTGTTATCCCTAATTGCCAGTTGCAGGAAGATGGTGGCTCGGCTATACCTATTACTGGTATAGATAAATTTCAAACCTCTAAGCCCAAAGAGAGTTCCCCAAAgaaa
It encodes:
- the LOC118489746 gene encoding uncharacterized protein LOC118489746 isoform X2, with product MNEISSILSNTPLIPPLPPDPPPNSSSTSPISTQVVQIGANFVPVEASPCQPLSNGAPQIGSVAQPTPAIGDNLTAATQEVSDAASDGLTSSASASSVATIQEPFPDLVFNRENPAIQQPPSSVIPNCQLQEDGGSAIPITGIDKFQTSKPKESSPKKSVKSSRGRGEKMSSGDPDLDAARAAAVAHDAALQQEFDKAKARVGKWRGCPL